In Apis mellifera strain DH4 linkage group LG1, Amel_HAv3.1, whole genome shotgun sequence, the sequence caaaaaacgtATAGTGTTAGTGGAAACAATATTtgtgatacaaatttttaatatgtataatttatattattatatagtaatgaCTCCATGTATAATGAAGCAATAttgtcatttatttaaaaaatcatttattgtcatatattgaataaaaaaaatggatgattcaataaaattaattatacataaaggCAGCACAATTTTCGAtagcattattattacatattattctgTGATTAAATACGAACAAAAAGCAAAAGAAACTAAAAGTATAtatcaaacaaatattaatatgaacaaTGTCAATGAAAGTAATGTAGTACAAGTTAATAGAAATTCTTTAAACAGAAAAGGATTTAATGCCTATATTATATCAGCATATATCacaacattaataaattcacaaaCATATCGAAAGGctgcatttaaaaaattattgcaatatttagcatataaattgttaaataaagtagattcaaaaatgattctaataaaattgcgAATGCCAAGAAAACAATTCTTAGATTACAAATGGTAAGATTTCAAATActgatttaatcaaaatct encodes:
- the LOC725638 gene encoding uncharacterized protein F58A4.6, producing the protein MDDSIKLIIHKGSTIFDSIIITYYSVIKYEQKAKETKSIYQTNINMNNVNESNVVQVNRNSLNRKGFNAYIISAYITTLINSQTYRKAAFKKLLQYLAYKLLNKVDSKMILIKLRMPRKQFLDYKWNQRITQIAMERREVDHAMSWLSTLGGAFSALGEEFQYCAEIAGKISIKQFELALRLRDPFLVARCKLYIALSLIQQGQLKTPKQIVKHIYKFSINQNDIRLQNMCQGIWAKLKYCYKIQKERHKT